In Haloimpatiens massiliensis, the following are encoded in one genomic region:
- a CDS encoding sensor histidine kinase, giving the protein MNWLLIIIIVILFILLLNDKIKTNGITEKLKEVLKDNSRERIKFNNLSLDKKELVEEINKILDKYQKISIDNKNYKEHHQKMVSNISHDIRTPLTALMGYVDLLSDNSITKEKREEYISIIRERGAALKELMEEFFQMSKLECNDVEITIEKFNISEVVRKNIIAFMNEINEKDITPKINIGDEEIFAFGDKNYTSRIIANLISNSLKYGCEGKVIGIDLNEEDKWVKLSIWDKGKGIDKSELPYIFDRLYTGEKSRNRNFQGSGLGLSIVKNMVQHMKGSISVQSISYEKTIFTVKLPKSSS; this is encoded by the coding sequence ATGAATTGGTTATTAATAATTATTATTGTAATATTATTTATATTGTTATTAAATGATAAAATAAAAACCAATGGAATTACTGAAAAATTAAAAGAAGTCCTTAAAGATAATTCAAGGGAAAGAATAAAATTTAATAATTTAAGTTTAGATAAGAAGGAACTTGTAGAGGAAATTAATAAAATCCTTGATAAATACCAGAAAATTTCTATTGATAATAAAAATTATAAAGAACACCATCAAAAAATGGTTTCAAATATTTCCCATGACATAAGAACTCCACTTACTGCCCTTATGGGATATGTGGATCTTCTTTCGGATAATTCCATTACAAAAGAAAAAAGAGAAGAATATATTAGTATTATTAGAGAAAGAGGTGCTGCTTTAAAAGAGCTTATGGAAGAGTTCTTTCAAATGTCAAAACTTGAATGTAATGATGTGGAGATAACTATTGAAAAGTTTAATATATCAGAGGTAGTAAGAAAAAATATAATTGCTTTTATGAATGAAATAAATGAAAAAGACATAACTCCAAAGATAAACATAGGTGATGAGGAAATTTTTGCTTTTGGAGATAAAAATTATACCAGTAGAATTATAGCTAATCTTATTTCAAATAGTTTGAAATATGGATGTGAAGGAAAGGTTATTGGAATTGATTTAAATGAAGAGGATAAATGGGTAAAACTTAGCATATGGGATAAAGGAAAAGGCATTGATAAGAGTGAACTTCCTTATATCTTTGATAGATTATACACAGGAGAAAAATCTAGGAATAGGAATTTTCAAGGTAGCGGTCTTGGACTTAGTATAGTAAAAAATATGGTTCAGCATATGAAAGGTAGTATAAGTGTTCAAAGTATATCTTATGAAAAAACAATATTTACAGTAAAGCTTCCTAAAAGTAGCAGTTAA
- a CDS encoding response regulator transcription factor: protein MMDKILIVEDDADIRNILKIYLEGQAYKVWEAENGAEAMKQLHKQIDLVILDLMLPDTDGLSICKNIREKYHFPIIMITAKNADSDKILGLSYGADDYITKPFNPLEVVARVKAQLRRYKEYAESTTDVDSIYYKGLTLNKKSKQVSINEKEIKLTPTEFKILKVLLERKGEVLSGEELFHLIWEDDYYSKSTNTITVHIRNLREKIGDSSEKPEYIKTVWGVGYIIEM, encoded by the coding sequence ATAATGGATAAAATATTGATTGTTGAAGATGATGCTGATATAAGGAATATTCTAAAAATCTATTTAGAAGGACAAGCTTACAAGGTATGGGAAGCAGAAAATGGTGCTGAAGCTATGAAACAATTGCACAAACAAATTGATCTTGTTATTTTAGACTTAATGCTTCCGGACACCGATGGACTAAGTATATGTAAAAATATTCGTGAAAAATACCACTTCCCAATTATTATGATTACAGCTAAAAATGCAGATAGTGATAAAATATTAGGCCTGAGCTATGGTGCTGATGACTATATAACAAAGCCCTTTAATCCTTTAGAAGTGGTTGCTAGGGTAAAGGCACAATTGAGACGTTATAAAGAATATGCCGAAAGCACCACTGATGTGGATAGTATTTATTATAAAGGACTTACTTTAAATAAAAAAAGTAAGCAAGTAAGTATTAATGAAAAAGAAATTAAGCTTACACCAACGGAATTTAAAATTTTAAAAGTTTTATTGGAAAGAAAAGGAGAAGTTTTAAGTGGTGAGGAACTGTTTCATTTAATTTGGGAGGATGATTATTATTCTAAATCCACTAATACTATTACTGTTCATATTAGGAATTTAAGAGAAAAAATAGGAGATTCTTCTGAAAAACCAGAATATATTAAAACAGTGTGGGGGGTAGGTTATATCATTGAAATGTAA
- a CDS encoding ABC transporter permease, with translation MFDGLYSEFLKLKRTGYYITILLAGLICLEFSTINKEMVSSLNWYGYFFKFEFIAFSIFFTLVIPNIIAIIFIREFRHKTVPIEFTYPNGRFGAFINKFLMSIIVIAIIYLMSYIFLVLKGIIFLKTPLTLEPLINHSKIFIISFIFQVALTPMAILVALMGKSMIISSVYSLALIIGNTNYILGSKYGDYIFSILPAAPVAKFRTPICGVPIPVNMVISNSDIFIGSFIFILGIAGCFLFYRKANIY, from the coding sequence GTGTTTGATGGATTATATAGTGAATTTTTAAAATTAAAAAGAACGGGATACTATATCACTATTTTATTAGCTGGGCTAATTTGCTTGGAATTTAGTACAATAAATAAAGAAATGGTGTCATCTTTAAATTGGTATGGATACTTTTTTAAATTTGAATTTATAGCATTTAGCATATTTTTTACATTGGTTATTCCAAATATTATTGCAATTATATTTATTAGAGAATTTAGGCATAAAACAGTACCTATAGAATTTACTTATCCTAATGGAAGATTTGGAGCTTTTATTAATAAATTTTTAATGAGCATAATAGTGATAGCTATTATTTATTTGATGAGTTACATTTTTTTAGTTTTAAAAGGAATTATTTTTTTAAAAACACCTTTAACACTAGAACCTCTTATAAATCATTCTAAAATATTTATAATTTCATTTATTTTTCAAGTAGCACTGACACCAATGGCAATTTTAGTAGCTTTAATGGGCAAAAGTATGATTATTTCATCAGTTTATTCCTTAGCATTAATAATAGGAAATACAAATTATATTTTAGGAAGTAAGTATGGTGATTATATATTTTCAATTTTACCAGCAGCACCTGTTGCAAAGTTTAGAACACCTATATGTGGAGTTCCTATACCAGTAAATATGGTAATAAGCAATAGTGATATATTTATTGGGAGTTTTATATTTATACTAGGTATCGCAGGATGTTTTTTATTTTATAGAAAAGCTAATATTTATTAA
- a CDS encoding ATP-binding cassette domain-containing protein, translated as MELRIDKVTKKFKDLKAVKDVSLNFTPGIWGLLGPNGAGKTTLMRMMVGNLKPSEGEICFGNNKISSLGGEYLGRIGYLPQHFGYDKNQSVEDFLNYIGALKDIDKATRRTCITELLKQFNLSDVKHKKVDELSGGMKRRVGICQAMINNPDILIVDEPTAGLDIEERRNFRHYLTTISKEKIIILSTHIVSDIEFIANYLILMEKGVIIESGESHTLINSIDGMVFETVIQEKEMYNIEQQYRVMNFRNEGNGLVTIRYVAKLPLRNSKQVKPNLNDFYLSKVKEAK; from the coding sequence ATGGAATTAAGGATTGATAAGGTAACAAAAAAATTTAAAGATTTAAAGGCAGTAAAAGATGTTAGTTTGAATTTTACTCCAGGTATATGGGGACTTTTAGGACCCAATGGTGCTGGAAAAACAACTTTGATGAGAATGATGGTAGGAAATTTAAAACCTAGTGAAGGGGAAATTTGTTTTGGCAATAATAAAATCTCTAGTTTAGGAGGAGAGTATTTAGGAAGGATAGGATATTTACCTCAGCATTTCGGATATGATAAGAATCAAAGTGTAGAAGACTTTTTAAACTATATAGGTGCTCTAAAGGATATTGATAAAGCTACAAGACGTACATGCATTACAGAGTTATTGAAACAATTTAATTTATCTGATGTAAAACACAAAAAAGTAGATGAGCTTTCTGGTGGCATGAAAAGAAGAGTAGGTATTTGTCAAGCTATGATCAATAATCCAGATATATTAATTGTGGATGAGCCTACAGCAGGTTTGGATATCGAAGAGAGAAGAAATTTTCGCCATTATTTAACAACCATTAGTAAGGAGAAAATAATTATTCTTTCCACTCATATTGTATCGGATATAGAGTTTATTGCAAATTATCTTATACTTATGGAAAAAGGAGTAATTATTGAATCAGGAGAAAGTCATACATTAATTAATTCTATTGATGGTATGGTTTTTGAAACAGTTATACAAGAGAAGGAAATGTATAATATAGAACAGCAATATCGTGTCATGAACTTTCGTAATGAAGGGAATGGATTAGTGACTATTCGATATGTTGCAAAATTACCACTGAGAAACAGTAAGCAGGTGAAACCTAATTTGAATGATTTCTATCTTTCAAAGGTAAAGGAGGCTAAATAA
- a CDS encoding response regulator transcription factor yields the protein MKNLKILIVEDDVNINNMIKESLIKEGYDIGQAFDGFEGVEKFEDEEYHMIIMDIMMPVMDGIEAMRRIREKSKVPIIILSVKGEDSDKIIGLGMGADDYIVKPFSVPELIARVKCNIRRAIYYNETENSKENRIYQYGDVKFDMNNYTVTKSGKELTLTAKEMKILKLFFENPNRVFTKVQIYNSVWGEEFLSDYNTVTVHMRRLRSKIEDDSNKPKLIETVWGIGYKLIGDKQ from the coding sequence ATGAAAAATCTAAAGATATTAATCGTAGAAGATGATGTGAATATAAATAATATGATAAAGGAATCATTAATAAAAGAAGGATATGATATTGGACAAGCTTTTGATGGATTTGAAGGGGTAGAAAAGTTTGAAGATGAAGAATATCATATGATAATTATGGATATTATGATGCCTGTTATGGATGGAATTGAAGCCATGAGGAGAATTAGAGAAAAAAGTAAAGTTCCTATTATAATACTTTCTGTAAAGGGAGAAGATAGTGATAAAATAATAGGACTTGGTATGGGAGCTGATGATTATATTGTAAAACCATTTTCAGTACCAGAACTTATAGCAAGAGTTAAATGTAATATAAGAAGAGCCATTTATTATAATGAAACTGAAAATAGCAAAGAAAATAGGATATATCAGTATGGTGATGTAAAATTTGATATGAATAATTACACAGTTACTAAGAGTGGAAAGGAACTTACGCTTACTGCAAAGGAAATGAAAATTTTGAAGCTTTTCTTTGAAAATCCAAATAGGGTATTTACTAAAGTTCAGATATATAACAGTGTATGGGGAGAGGAATTTCTATCGGATTATAATACGGTAACAGTACATATGAGAAGGCTTAGAAGTAAAATTGAAGATGATTCTAATAAACCTAAACTTATAGAAACTGTTTGGGGTATAGGATACAAATTGATAGGTGATAAACAATGA
- a CDS encoding ABC transporter ATP-binding protein, producing MENILKTYNLTRKYGSTAVVDNVNMNIKKGEIYGFLGRNGAGKTTALRMIMGLISPTKGEYELFGRKMGKREVFGRIGAIIETPGFYPNLTARENLEIHRRLMGVPNKEYIDEALEIVGLTDYDIKKKKVKKYSLGMKQRLGVARALLHKPELLILDEPTNGLDPVGIKEMRETLLELNKKKEITILMSSHILGEIQQIATKIGIIHKGKLLEEIDYKSFEKKNRHYINLVVNNDKKAVTILEESMNIRDYEVTEPNKIRIYQMLDKSNDVARKMISEGVEVYEVNVMNNTLEDYFVRLTGGGQGV from the coding sequence ATGGAAAATATATTAAAAACCTATAATCTTACAAGAAAGTATGGTTCTACAGCTGTAGTTGATAATGTTAATATGAATATTAAAAAAGGAGAGATATATGGATTTTTAGGGAGAAATGGTGCAGGAAAGACCACAGCTTTAAGAATGATAATGGGACTTATTTCCCCAACAAAGGGAGAGTATGAGCTTTTCGGAAGAAAGATGGGAAAAAGAGAGGTATTTGGGAGGATAGGAGCAATAATTGAAACACCAGGTTTTTATCCAAATTTAACTGCAAGAGAGAATCTTGAGATTCATAGAAGATTAATGGGAGTTCCTAACAAGGAATATATAGATGAAGCTCTAGAAATTGTTGGACTTACTGATTATGATATTAAAAAGAAAAAAGTTAAGAAATATTCTTTAGGAATGAAGCAAAGATTGGGAGTTGCAAGGGCACTTCTTCATAAACCAGAACTTCTTATTCTTGATGAACCAACTAATGGACTTGATCCCGTAGGCATAAAAGAGATGAGAGAAACTTTACTAGAACTTAATAAAAAGAAAGAAATAACAATACTTATGTCAAGTCATATACTTGGAGAAATACAACAGATTGCCACAAAGATTGGCATTATTCATAAGGGAAAGCTCCTAGAGGAGATAGACTATAAAAGTTTTGAAAAAAAGAATAGGCACTATATTAATTTAGTAGTTAACAATGACAAAAAAGCAGTAACTATTTTAGAAGAATCAATGAATATTAGAGATTATGAAGTAACAGAGCCGAATAAAATTAGAATCTACCAGATGCTTGATAAGTCAAATGATGTTGCAAGAAAAATGATTTCAGAGGGGGTAGAGGTTTATGAGGTTAATGTTATGAATAATACTCTGGAGGATTACTTTGTAAGGCTTACTGGAGGTGGACAAGGTGTTTGA
- a CDS encoding helix-turn-helix transcriptional regulator, translating into MTILKTNIKEFREKANMKQSQLADLVGVRRETIVHLENGKYNPSLKLAMDIAKIFNTSVDKLFEFIE; encoded by the coding sequence ATGACTATTTTAAAAACTAATATAAAGGAATTTAGAGAAAAGGCAAATATGAAGCAAAGCCAATTGGCTGATTTAGTGGGTGTTAGACGAGAAACTATTGTGCATCTTGAAAATGGCAAATATAATCCTTCTTTAAAACTTGCTATGGATATTGCTAAAATTTTTAATACCAGTGTAGACAAATTGTTTGAATTTATAGAGTAA
- a CDS encoding ABC transporter permease, which translates to MDLFISELKRQMGGKRFISYLLVSIILAILWAWFIIGGATEGFMMTGCYKGLKGMSAIKAAAKDRNVYAGKMLEKNFQKSGEVFLNSKNKEDKIIMNDDLLKLAVYADTLVMQNYKLKKISGDANLECEKFPVDFGSHFYENEDLYYQELISKNTKNQSEKELAYRMWNQVEKPYTYYSGYEVWEDGISHIQLFTFVLLIIMGFFSSGIIAKDKECGLDEIISSTKCGRQKLVFAKLFIPIIMGFSMYVLGMGTYIGILKHYLPANALKTSAQLSTTILPYNLSDLIKNMILVGFIGTLTFCSFAIFISSKVKKKSTAMSISVLVIVSGFLLCVGRDLNNLILRVIKLVLPGSLVFSFSDIMKFKVPVVSIFGKAFFYFKFCSVISLLILFISLIMASWNYVRR; encoded by the coding sequence ATGGATTTATTTATTTCTGAGCTAAAACGTCAAATGGGCGGGAAGAGATTTATATCTTACCTTCTGGTTTCTATTATTTTAGCAATACTATGGGCATGGTTTATTATAGGAGGAGCAACAGAAGGATTCATGATGACTGGCTGCTATAAGGGACTTAAAGGAATGTCGGCAATAAAAGCTGCAGCTAAGGATAGAAATGTATATGCCGGTAAAATGCTTGAGAAAAATTTTCAAAAAAGTGGAGAAGTTTTTTTGAATTCGAAAAATAAAGAAGATAAGATTATAATGAATGACGATTTATTAAAATTGGCAGTTTATGCAGATACATTGGTTATGCAAAATTATAAACTTAAAAAAATATCAGGAGATGCTAATCTAGAATGTGAAAAATTCCCTGTGGATTTTGGTTCTCATTTTTATGAAAATGAAGACTTATATTATCAAGAGCTTATTTCTAAAAACACAAAGAATCAATCTGAAAAAGAATTAGCTTATAGAATGTGGAATCAGGTAGAAAAACCTTATACTTACTATTCTGGTTATGAAGTATGGGAAGATGGCATTTCACATATTCAATTATTTACTTTTGTACTTTTAATAATTATGGGCTTTTTTTCTAGTGGAATTATTGCTAAGGATAAAGAATGTGGATTAGATGAAATTATATCTTCAACAAAATGTGGGAGGCAGAAGTTAGTGTTTGCTAAACTTTTTATACCAATTATTATGGGATTTTCTATGTACGTGCTTGGAATGGGAACATATATAGGAATTTTAAAGCACTATCTTCCAGCAAATGCTCTTAAAACATCAGCTCAGTTATCAACAACTATTTTACCTTATAATTTAAGTGATTTAATAAAAAACATGATCTTGGTGGGATTTATTGGGACACTTACATTTTGTTCATTTGCAATTTTTATTTCTTCTAAAGTTAAGAAAAAATCAACAGCAATGAGTATTAGTGTACTAGTTATTGTAAGTGGATTTTTATTATGTGTTGGCAGAGATTTAAACAATCTAATATTGAGGGTAATAAAATTAGTTTTACCAGGTAGTTTGGTATTTTCATTTTCTGACATTATGAAATTTAAAGTACCTGTAGTTTCTATATTTGGAAAGGCATTTTTTTATTTTAAATTTTGTTCAGTTATCAGTTTATTGATACTTTTTATAAGTTTGATAATGGCTTCATGGAATTATGTTAGGAGGTAA
- a CDS encoding sensor histidine kinase — translation MKCKKWKWNYYIISFVAFILILFFVDIYLEGSVGEYFVRRLLDDREEVVLSYNGYHAIRGIFRWDRLRSILTFIVFSVFFIVQISIYIASKISRNDEKKKVIAEVEERMRLFRDDEKPRDDQELKFIDVEIKSILNEKARVEQEKEMEIRKKDDLVTYLAHDLKTPLTSIIGYLNILEESEVTEEIRKDCLRKVLDKAYHLEELTNQFFDITRFNLQEIPLNKAEIDGEFFLQQITDELYPLFMPKNLQVNLKVSADLKIYGDGNLLARVLNNLLKNAISYSNRDSFIKVTGIGDPKITIITIENDGDVISDQELKLIFEKFYRRDKARSQASGSGLGLAIAKQIVERHEGTLKAESVKGHTTFSIYLPKPL, via the coding sequence TTGAAATGTAAAAAATGGAAGTGGAATTATTATATTATATCATTTGTAGCTTTTATACTTATATTATTTTTTGTTGATATATATTTAGAAGGAAGTGTTGGAGAATATTTTGTAAGGAGGCTACTTGATGACAGAGAAGAAGTAGTATTGAGTTACAATGGATACCATGCAATAAGGGGAATTTTTCGATGGGATAGATTAAGAAGTATATTGACATTTATAGTTTTTTCAGTTTTTTTTATAGTGCAAATTAGTATTTACATAGCTTCTAAAATATCTCGAAATGATGAAAAAAAGAAAGTTATAGCTGAAGTTGAGGAGAGGATGCGCCTATTTCGAGATGATGAAAAGCCTAGAGATGATCAGGAGCTAAAGTTTATTGATGTGGAAATTAAATCAATTTTAAATGAAAAGGCAAGGGTGGAACAAGAAAAGGAGATGGAAATCCGAAAGAAAGATGATTTGGTAACTTATTTAGCTCACGACTTAAAGACACCTTTAACTAGTATTATTGGATATTTAAATATTTTAGAAGAGTCTGAAGTTACAGAAGAAATTAGGAAGGATTGTTTAAGAAAAGTCTTAGACAAGGCTTATCACTTAGAAGAATTAACTAATCAGTTTTTTGACATTACAAGATTTAATCTTCAAGAGATTCCTTTAAATAAAGCAGAAATTGATGGAGAATTTTTCTTACAACAAATAACAGATGAGCTTTATCCTCTATTTATGCCTAAGAATTTACAAGTTAATTTAAAAGTATCAGCGGATTTAAAAATATATGGTGATGGTAATCTTTTGGCAAGGGTTTTGAATAATCTTTTGAAGAATGCTATTAGTTATAGTAATAGGGATTCTTTTATTAAAGTTACAGGTATAGGAGACCCTAAAATAACTATTATAACCATAGAGAATGATGGGGATGTTATATCTGACCAAGAACTTAAACTGATATTTGAAAAATTTTATCGTAGAGATAAAGCAAGGAGCCAAGCATCAGGTTCAGGATTAGGTCTTGCTATTGCGAAGCAAATTGTTGAACGTCATGAGGGAACATTAAAAGCAGAAAGCGTAAAAGGTCATACAACTTTTAGTATTTATCTACCAAAACCTTTATAA
- a CDS encoding ABC transporter transmembrane domain-containing protein: MKKYLYEIKHLILLNVICDLLATIALANIPYLTKKLFDSIGNSDETYLGILILIYIGCNVLNLGLSYMENLLNFKLGIAFEVSLKKDFFRTITNYSYKRFSAKDVGEYISLQGNEITQLEMDYLTPFIDIIKSINIFIVYGVMFFAFIDWRIALVMLFSSIIATLIAPNLTAKKLSLRRKVYLDNMGLYVSKIKDLLEGFKLIKSKTRNNIFNEQEKILKDTAEYRFQYGKLKSFALVINGAFIYLLHIISFAMVGYLLIKKEITIGTAVATFGYIECFISPMESLIYDINTIKSTKSIKLKVLEFLRINENYKDLMVKKEFNSHIEFKNVTVNYENFSLKDFSYRFEKNKKYAIIGHSGSGKSTIINALMRYVELNKGNIYIDDEKLEDLDTSYIIHNVNQQEHIFASGYKNNVTIFNSFPFNKVSFLENVLDKNMLNSIAEKSNCQDLSGGEKQVLAIYRMCLADASICLMDEVFSATDMNITNKLERFLLSMEDKTMIMITHKLSEQLRYFDEILLMENGKLVQSGTYEEICESMEYKKLRNAS; the protein is encoded by the coding sequence ATGAAAAAGTATCTCTATGAAATAAAACATTTAATACTTTTAAATGTAATTTGTGATCTACTAGCTACTATAGCTTTAGCTAATATTCCTTATTTAACCAAAAAGCTATTTGATTCTATTGGAAATTCTGATGAAACATATTTAGGAATTCTAATTTTAATATATATTGGATGTAATGTTTTAAATTTGGGTCTTTCCTATATGGAAAATTTATTGAATTTTAAACTGGGTATTGCTTTTGAAGTAAGTTTAAAAAAAGACTTCTTTAGAACTATAACTAATTATAGCTACAAGAGATTTTCAGCTAAAGACGTGGGAGAATACATTTCTCTTCAAGGTAATGAGATAACTCAGCTTGAGATGGACTATCTTACTCCTTTTATAGATATAATTAAATCTATCAATATATTTATTGTGTATGGAGTTATGTTTTTCGCTTTTATTGATTGGCGTATTGCATTAGTAATGCTTTTTTCCTCTATAATAGCTACTTTAATTGCGCCTAATCTTACTGCTAAAAAATTATCTTTAAGAAGAAAAGTGTATTTAGATAATATGGGCCTTTATGTGTCTAAAATAAAAGACCTTTTAGAAGGTTTTAAGTTAATTAAGAGCAAAACGAGAAATAATATTTTTAATGAGCAGGAAAAAATTCTTAAGGATACAGCCGAATATAGATTTCAGTACGGTAAATTAAAGTCATTTGCTTTAGTTATTAATGGAGCTTTTATATATTTATTACACATAATTTCCTTTGCTATGGTGGGGTATTTACTTATAAAAAAGGAAATCACCATAGGTACAGCAGTGGCTACTTTTGGCTATATAGAGTGCTTTATAAGTCCCATGGAGTCACTGATTTATGATATAAATACTATAAAGTCAACTAAAAGCATTAAGCTTAAAGTTTTGGAGTTTTTAAGAATTAATGAAAATTACAAAGACTTGATGGTTAAAAAAGAATTTAATTCTCATATAGAATTTAAAAATGTAACTGTAAATTATGAGAACTTTTCTTTGAAAGATTTCAGCTACAGATTTGAAAAAAATAAGAAGTACGCAATAATTGGGCACAGTGGCTCAGGAAAATCCACTATAATTAATGCTTTAATGAGATATGTGGAATTAAATAAGGGGAATATTTATATAGATGATGAAAAGCTAGAGGATTTAGATACCTCTTATATAATTCATAATGTAAATCAGCAGGAGCATATATTTGCTAGCGGGTATAAAAACAATGTGACAATCTTTAATTCATTTCCTTTTAATAAGGTTAGTTTTCTAGAAAATGTTTTAGATAAAAATATGCTAAATTCTATAGCTGAAAAATCAAATTGCCAAGATTTAAGTGGCGGAGAAAAACAGGTTTTAGCTATCTATAGAATGTGTTTGGCTGATGCATCTATTTGCCTTATGGATGAAGTGTTTTCTGCAACGGATATGAATATTACTAATAAGTTGGAAAGGTTCTTATTATCAATGGAAGATAAAACCATGATTATGATAACTCATAAATTATCGGAACAATTGAGATACTTTGATGAAATTCTTCTAATGGAAAACGGAAAGCTTGTACAAAGTGGTACCTATGAAGAGATTTGTGAGTCCATGGAATATAAAAAATTGCGAAATGCTTCTTAA